The following proteins come from a genomic window of Streptomyces sp. GS7:
- a CDS encoding proline--tRNA ligase, with protein sequence MANAAQVQRMSRLMIKTLRDDPADAEVLSHKLLVRAGFVRRTAAGVWSWLPLGKKVLANVERIVREEMDAIGGQEVLLPALLPREPYDATGRWDEYGAELFRLKDRKGGDYLLGPTHEEIFTQLVKDQCTSYKDLPVILYQIQTKYRDEARPRAGILRGREFQMKDSYSFDTADEGLAESYALHRAAYQRIFERLGLEYRICAATAGAMGGSKSEEFLAPAAAGEDTFADCPNCDYAANTEAITYALKPVDAAGVPAAEEIPTPDTPTIETLAAHLGVPASATLKNLLVKVTETSAAGAAHEIVAVGVPGDREVDMDKVEAHFAPAAVELVTAEDFVDRDDLVRGYVGPQGLEKVRYLADPRIAPGTAWITGANKEGVHARNVVAGRDFEVDEYVDVVVVQEGDPCPACGTGLKLDRAIEIGHIFQLGRKYADAFQLDVLGQNGKPVRVTMGSYGIGVSRAVAALAEQHADDKGLCWPREVAPADVHVVAAGKAKQTELALEISDRLGDAGLRVLVDDRPGVSPGVKFTDAELLGVPTIVVAGRRAGEGVVEVKDRRTGEREELTVEEAVARLGA encoded by the coding sequence ATGGCCAACGCCGCACAGGTCCAGCGCATGTCCCGCTTGATGATCAAGACACTGCGCGACGACCCGGCCGACGCCGAGGTGCTCAGCCACAAGCTCCTGGTGCGCGCCGGTTTCGTGCGCCGCACCGCCGCCGGTGTCTGGTCCTGGCTGCCGCTCGGCAAGAAGGTCCTCGCCAACGTCGAGCGGATCGTGCGCGAGGAGATGGACGCCATCGGCGGCCAGGAGGTCCTGCTGCCCGCCCTGCTGCCGAGGGAGCCGTACGACGCGACCGGCCGCTGGGACGAGTACGGCGCCGAGCTGTTCCGCCTCAAGGACCGCAAGGGCGGCGACTACCTCCTCGGTCCCACCCACGAGGAGATCTTCACCCAGCTGGTGAAGGACCAGTGCACGTCCTACAAGGACCTGCCGGTGATCCTCTACCAGATCCAGACCAAGTACCGCGACGAGGCCCGCCCGCGCGCCGGCATCCTGCGCGGCCGTGAGTTCCAGATGAAGGACTCGTACTCCTTCGACACCGCCGACGAGGGTCTCGCCGAGTCCTACGCGCTGCACCGCGCCGCCTACCAGCGGATCTTCGAGCGCCTCGGCCTCGAATACCGCATCTGCGCCGCCACCGCCGGCGCCATGGGCGGCTCCAAGTCGGAGGAGTTCCTGGCCCCGGCCGCCGCCGGCGAGGACACCTTCGCCGACTGCCCGAACTGCGACTACGCGGCCAACACCGAGGCGATCACCTACGCCCTGAAGCCGGTGGACGCGGCCGGTGTGCCCGCGGCGGAGGAGATCCCCACCCCGGACACCCCGACCATCGAGACGCTCGCCGCGCACCTCGGCGTACCGGCCTCCGCCACCCTCAAGAACCTCCTGGTGAAGGTCACTGAGACATCAGCGGCCGGCGCCGCGCACGAGATCGTGGCCGTGGGTGTGCCCGGCGACCGCGAGGTCGACATGGACAAGGTCGAGGCGCACTTCGCCCCGGCCGCCGTCGAGCTGGTGACCGCCGAGGACTTCGTGGACCGCGACGACCTGGTCCGCGGTTACGTGGGCCCGCAGGGCCTGGAGAAGGTCAGGTACCTCGCCGACCCGCGCATCGCCCCCGGCACCGCGTGGATCACCGGCGCCAACAAGGAAGGCGTGCACGCCAGGAACGTCGTCGCCGGGCGCGACTTCGAGGTCGACGAGTACGTCGACGTCGTCGTGGTGCAGGAGGGCGACCCCTGCCCGGCCTGCGGCACCGGCCTCAAGCTGGACCGCGCCATCGAGATCGGCCACATCTTCCAGCTGGGCCGCAAGTACGCCGACGCCTTCCAGCTCGACGTGCTCGGCCAGAACGGCAAGCCGGTCCGGGTGACCATGGGCTCGTACGGCATCGGCGTCTCCCGCGCCGTCGCCGCGCTGGCCGAGCAGCACGCCGACGACAAGGGCCTGTGCTGGCCGCGCGAGGTGGCGCCGGCCGACGTCCACGTCGTCGCCGCCGGCAAGGCCAAGCAGACCGAACTCGCCCTGGAGATCAGCGACCGGCTCGGCGACGCCGGCCTGCGGGTCCTGGTCGACGACCGCCCCGGCGTCTCGCCCGGCGTCAAGTTCACCGACGCGGAACTGCTCGGCGTGCCGACCATCGTCGTCGCCGGCCGCCGCGCCGGCGAGGGCGTCGTCGAGGTCAAGGACCGCCGCACCGGCGAGCGCGAGGAGCTGACGGTCGAGGAGGCCGTCGCCCGCCTCGGCGCGTAA
- a CDS encoding GNAT family N-acetyltransferase: MDDVAVGPLDLAARVDDALAVQALAFGLGDDEIAVRRHIVLRHLGCTGARALGATTPAGRLIGFVYGMPNDRNHWWSTVVEPYLRSQGLDHWLDDSFVITELHVHPAYQHRGIGRALITRITDEAAEPRSILSAIDIESPARGLYRSLGYEDIARRVLFPSAPMPYAVMGAPLPLKRP, translated from the coding sequence ATGGATGACGTCGCGGTCGGCCCCCTCGATCTCGCTGCCCGCGTGGACGACGCGCTGGCCGTACAGGCCCTCGCCTTCGGCCTCGGTGACGACGAGATCGCCGTCCGCCGGCACATCGTGCTGCGCCACCTCGGCTGCACCGGCGCCCGCGCCCTCGGCGCCACCACCCCCGCCGGCCGGCTCATCGGCTTCGTCTACGGCATGCCCAACGACCGCAACCACTGGTGGTCCACCGTCGTCGAGCCCTATCTGCGCAGCCAGGGCCTGGACCACTGGCTCGACGACTCCTTCGTCATCACCGAACTCCACGTCCATCCCGCCTACCAGCACCGGGGCATCGGCCGCGCGCTGATCACCCGCATCACCGACGAGGCCGCCGAACCCCGCAGCATCCTCTCGGCCATCGACATCGAGAGCCCGGCCCGCGGCCTGTACCGCTCCCTCGGCTACGAGGACATCGCCCGCCGCGTGCTCTTCCCGAGCGCCCCCATGCCCTACGCGGTGATGGGCGCCCCCCTCCCCCTCAAGCGCCCCTGA
- a CDS encoding GNAT family N-acetyltransferase translates to MLTTTAIKVLEPGELDSALAVLDREPVANAFVAARVQVAGLDPWRLGGEMWGWYVGGRLESLCYAGANLVPVCATPEAVRGFAERARRQGRRCSSIVGPAGPTAELWSLLEPHWGPAREIRAHQPLMVTRSPSAEIAPDPYVRRIGKNELDLIMPACVAMFTEEVGISPMAGDGGLLYQARVAELVGAGRSFARIEDGKVVFKAEIGAATPLACQIQGVWVAPEHRGKGLSETGMAAVLRYALSDVAPVVSLYVNDFNTAARAAYRRVGFEEVGAFMSVLF, encoded by the coding sequence GTGCTGACGACCACCGCCATCAAGGTTCTGGAGCCCGGGGAGCTCGATTCGGCCCTCGCCGTCCTGGACCGCGAACCGGTCGCCAACGCTTTCGTCGCAGCCCGTGTCCAGGTCGCCGGCCTCGACCCCTGGCGGCTCGGCGGCGAGATGTGGGGCTGGTACGTCGGCGGCCGGCTGGAATCCCTCTGCTACGCCGGCGCCAACCTCGTCCCCGTCTGCGCCACCCCCGAAGCCGTCCGCGGCTTCGCCGAGCGCGCCCGCCGCCAGGGCCGCCGCTGCTCCTCCATCGTCGGCCCGGCCGGCCCCACCGCCGAACTGTGGTCCCTGCTGGAGCCCCACTGGGGACCCGCCCGCGAGATCCGCGCCCACCAGCCCCTGATGGTCACCCGCAGCCCGTCCGCCGAGATCGCCCCCGACCCGTACGTCCGGCGGATCGGCAAGAACGAGCTGGACCTGATCATGCCGGCGTGCGTGGCCATGTTCACCGAAGAGGTCGGCATCTCCCCGATGGCCGGCGACGGCGGCCTGCTCTACCAGGCCCGGGTCGCCGAACTCGTCGGAGCCGGCCGGTCGTTCGCCCGCATCGAGGACGGCAAGGTCGTCTTCAAGGCCGAGATCGGCGCCGCCACCCCGCTCGCCTGCCAGATCCAGGGCGTCTGGGTCGCCCCCGAGCACCGCGGCAAGGGCCTGTCCGAAACCGGTATGGCCGCCGTCCTGCGCTACGCCCTCAGCGACGTCGCCCCGGTCGTCAGCCTCTATGTGAACGACTTCAACACCGCCGCCCGCGCCGCCTACCGCCGGGTGGGCTTCGAGGAAGTCGGCGCATTCATGAGCGTACTGTTCTGA